Proteins encoded in a region of the Panicum hallii strain FIL2 chromosome 3, PHallii_v3.1, whole genome shotgun sequence genome:
- the LOC112884833 gene encoding probable histone H2A.6, with amino-acid sequence MDGGATKVKKAAAGRKLGGPKKKPVSRSVKAGLQFPVGRIGRYLKKGRYAQRVGTGAPVYLAAVLEYLAAEVLELAGNAARDNKKNRIIPRHVLLAIRNDEELGKLLAGVTIAHGGVLPNIHSVLLPKKAAEKAEKAAKSPKKAAAKSPKK; translated from the coding sequence ATGGACGGCGGCGCCACCAAGGtgaagaaggcggcggcgggccgcaAGCTGGGCGGGCCGAAGAAGAAGCCGGTGTCGCGCTCCGTCAAGGCCGGGCTCCAGTTCCCCGTCGGCCGCATCGGGCGCTACCTGAAGAAGGGCCGGTACGCGCAGCGCGTGGGCACGGGCGCCCCCgtctacctcgccgccgtcctcgagTACCTCGCCGCCGAGGTCCTGGAGCTGGCGGGCAACGCTGCGCGCGACAACAAGAAGAACCGCATCATCCCGCGCCACGTCCTCCTCGCCATCCGCAACGACGAGGAGCTGGGCAAGCTGCTGGCCGGGGTCACTATCGCGCACGGCGGCGTCCTCCCCAACATCCACTCGGTTCTCCTCCCCAAGAAGGCCGCCGAGAAGGCAGAGAAGGCGGCCAAGTCGCCCAAGAAGGCCGCCGCGAAATCCCCTAAGAAGTAG
- the LOC112884832 gene encoding probable histone H2A.6, with amino-acid sequence MDGGAAKEKKAAAGRKLGGPKKKPVSRSVKAGLQFPVGRIGRYLKKGRYAQRVGTGAPVYLAAVLEYLAAEVLELAGNAARDNKKNRIIPRHVLLAIRNDEELGKLLAGVTIAHGGVLPNIHSVLLPKKTAEKAEKAAKSPKKAAAKSPKK; translated from the coding sequence ATGGACGGCGGCGCCGCGAAGGagaagaaggcggcggcgggccgcaAGCTGGGCGGGCCGAAGAAGAAGCCGGTGTCGCGCTCCGTCAAGGCCGGGCTCCAGTTCCCCGTCGGCCGCATTGGGCGCTACCTGAAGAAGGGCCGGTACGCGCAGCGCGTGGGCACGGGCGCCCCCgtctacctcgccgccgtcctcgagTACCTCGCGGccgaggtcctggagttggctGGCAACGCGGCGCGCGACAACAAGAAGAACCGCATCATCCCGCGCCACGTCCTCCTCGCCATCCGCAACGACGAGGAGTTGGGCAAGCTGCTGGCCGGGGTCACCATCGCGCACGGCGGCGTCCTCCCCAACATCCACTCGGTGCTCCTCCCCAAGAAGACCGCCGAGAAGGCAGAGAAGGCGGCCAAGTCGCCCAAGAAGGCCGCCGCCAAGTCCCCCAAGAAGTAG
- the LOC112884831 gene encoding soluble inorganic pyrophosphatase 4 isoform X2 has translation MAPAVEAVKKEAGSFQKVPALNERILSSMSRRSVAAHPWHDLEIGPGAPTIFNCVIEIPRGSKVKYELDKKTGLIKVMQCGLLHILLRTSIFSVLICPVLHLNVQVDRVLYSSVVYPHNYGFIPRTLCEDSDPLDVLVIMQEPVIPGCFLRAKAIGVMPMIDQGEADDKIIAVCADDPEYKHYNDIKELPPHRLAEIRRFFEDYKKNENKEVAVNDFLPASAAYEAIQHSMDLYATYIVEGLRR, from the exons ATGGCTCCCGCTGTAGAAGCTGTGAAGAAGGAGGCAGGCTCATTCCAAAAGGTTCCTGCTCTGAATGAAAGAATACTGTCATCCATGTCCAGGAGATCTGTTGCTGCGCATCCTTGGCATGATCTGGAGATTG GCCCTGGTGCACCAACCATATTCAACTGT GTCATTGAGATACCCAGGGGCAGCAAGGTGAAGTACGAACTTGACAAGAAAACTGGACTGATAAAGGTAATGCAATGCGGCTTGTTGCACATATTGTTGCGAACATCTATCTTCTCAG TTCTAATATGTCCTGTTTTGCATTTGAATGTGCAGGTGGATCGTGTGCTGTATTCATCAGTTGTGTATCCTCACAACTATGGATTCATTCCTCGCACACTTTGTGAAGACAGTGACCCTCTGGATGTGCTGGTTATAATGCAG GAGCCAGTTATTCCAGGCTGTTTCCTACGTGCAAAGGCCATCGGCGTTATGCCTATGATTGATCAGGGAGAGGCAGATGACAAGATCATTGCTGTGTGCGCCGATGATCCTGAATACAAGCACTACAATGATATCAAGGAGCTTCCACCTCACCGCTTGGCTGAAATCAGGCGCTTCTTTGAGGACT ACAAGAAGAATGAGAACAAGGAGGTTGCCGTCAATGACTTTCTGCCTGCTAGCGCTGCTTATGAAGCCATACAACACTCCAT GGATCTGTATGCTACCTACATCGTTGAGGGCCTGAGGAGgtag
- the LOC112884831 gene encoding soluble inorganic pyrophosphatase 4 isoform X1 produces the protein MAPAVEAVKKEAGSFQKVPALNERILSSMSRRSVAAHPWHDLEIGPGAPTIFNCVIEIPRGSKVKYELDKKTGLIKVDRVLYSSVVYPHNYGFIPRTLCEDSDPLDVLVIMQEPVIPGCFLRAKAIGVMPMIDQGEADDKIIAVCADDPEYKHYNDIKELPPHRLAEIRRFFEDYKKNENKEVAVNDFLPASAAYEAIQHSMDLYATYIVEGLRR, from the exons ATGGCTCCCGCTGTAGAAGCTGTGAAGAAGGAGGCAGGCTCATTCCAAAAGGTTCCTGCTCTGAATGAAAGAATACTGTCATCCATGTCCAGGAGATCTGTTGCTGCGCATCCTTGGCATGATCTGGAGATTG GCCCTGGTGCACCAACCATATTCAACTGT GTCATTGAGATACCCAGGGGCAGCAAGGTGAAGTACGAACTTGACAAGAAAACTGGACTGATAAAG GTGGATCGTGTGCTGTATTCATCAGTTGTGTATCCTCACAACTATGGATTCATTCCTCGCACACTTTGTGAAGACAGTGACCCTCTGGATGTGCTGGTTATAATGCAG GAGCCAGTTATTCCAGGCTGTTTCCTACGTGCAAAGGCCATCGGCGTTATGCCTATGATTGATCAGGGAGAGGCAGATGACAAGATCATTGCTGTGTGCGCCGATGATCCTGAATACAAGCACTACAATGATATCAAGGAGCTTCCACCTCACCGCTTGGCTGAAATCAGGCGCTTCTTTGAGGACT ACAAGAAGAATGAGAACAAGGAGGTTGCCGTCAATGACTTTCTGCCTGCTAGCGCTGCTTATGAAGCCATACAACACTCCAT GGATCTGTATGCTACCTACATCGTTGAGGGCCTGAGGAGgtag
- the LOC112884041 gene encoding type I inositol polyphosphate 5-phosphatase 8-like has translation MRTRNPTMSKSSSWPKTKTVVKKLLNLKNSEFHSDCFNESFGGQQQEMRRKSCSDRDGSLLTKTDLSGGWLVESSENLRPPPPPRYGSPAPTPSWRPPKELRMFVGTWNVGGRAPHGGLDLFDWLIDGPASSSPHIYVLGFQEIVPLNAGNVLGAEDKGPACQWLDLIRRALNPSSSSPESRGSHVLFPLDSLQKGRVSFSDLLAAEDSRLSTASELDDDASEPSTSNPESSSEEEAGDFGGAARRLRGHGYRLAASKQMVGIFLCVWVRADLLPCVTSLRISCVGRGIMGYMGNKGSISVSLTLQGGASLCFVCTHLASGEKDGDEVRRNSDVAEILKRTRFAPSPLRFSRQAAAAALSPETILQHDKVIWLGDLNYRLTSGGGDTRELLERHDWQALLERDQLRTEQRAGRVFSGWEEGRIRFPPTYKYLAESDAYAMSLGASGSREKKRTPAWCDRILWRGEGMDQHWYARGESRFSDHRPVSSLFSARLTDADGNKPAALRGNFAQRTAARGFRRRSTMPPRAAAVVAAPRCAVEAEEMLLVPLSSRF, from the exons ATGAGGACAAGGAATCCGACAATGTCAAAG TCGTCGTCATGGCCCAAGACGAAGACGGTGGTGAAGAAATTGCTCAACCTCAAGAATTCAGAGTTCCATTCGGACTGCTTCA ACGAGAGCTTTGGCGGCCAGCAGCAggagatgaggaggaagagctGCTCCGACAGAGATGGCAGCCTTCTCACCAAGACAGACCTGTCAG GTGGCTGGCTGGTGGAGAGCTCTGAGAACCTgcggccgcctcctcctccccggtatGGCTCCCCGGCGCCGACCCCGTCGTGGCGGCCTCCCAAGGAACTCAG GATGTTCGTTGGGACATGGAACGTAGGAGGGCGAGCGCCGCACGGAGGGCTGGATCTCTTCGACTGGCTCATCGACGGACCTGCTTCCTCCTCTCCTCACATCTACGTTCTTGG CTTCCAGGAAATCGTGCCGCTGAACGCCGGGAACGTGCTCGGCGCCGAGGACAAGGGCCCCGCCTGCCAGTGGCTGGACCTCATCCGGCGAGCGCTGAACCCTTCGTCCTCCTCCCCGGAGAGCAGAGGCAGCCACGTTCTCTTCCCCTTGGACTCGCTCCAGAAGGGCCGGGTGAGCTTCTCGGACCTGCTGGCCGCGGAGGACAGCAGGCTGAGCACGGCGTCGGAGCTGGACGACGACGCCAGCGAGCCGTCCACGTCGAACCCGGAGTCGAGCAgcgaggaggaggccggcgacttcggcggcgcggcgcggcggctgcgCGGGCACGGCTACCGGCTGGCCGCCAGCAAGCAGATGGTCGGCATCTTCCTCTGCGTCTGGGTCCGGGCCGACCTCCTGCCCTGCGTCACCAGCCTCAGGATCTCGTGCGTCGGCAGGGGCATCATGGGCTACATGGGGAACAAG GGCTCCATCTCGGTGAGCCTGACGCtgcaaggcggcgcgtcgctgTGCTTCGTGTGCACGCACCTGGCGTCCGGCGAGAAGGACGGCGACGAGGTGCGCCGCAACAGCGACGTCGCCGAGATCCTCAAGCGGACGAGGTTCGCGCCGAGTCCACTCCGCTTCTCCaggcaggcggcagcggcggcgctgtcgCCGGAGACCATCTTGCAGCACGA CAAGGTGATATGGCTCGGCGACCTCAACTACCGCCtgacgagcggcggcggcgacacgCGGGAGCTGCTGGAGCGGCACGACTGGCAGGCGCTCCTGGAGCGGGACCAGCTGCGGACGGAGCAGCGGGCCGGGCGCGTGTTCTCCGGGTGGGAGGAAGGCCGCATCCGCTTCCCGCCCACGTACAAGTACCTGGCCGAGTCCGACGCCTACGCCATGAGCctcggcgcctccggctcccggGAGAAGAAGCGCACGCCGGCATG GTGCGACCGCATCCTGTGGCGCGGCGAGGGGATGGACCAGCACTGGTACGCGCGCGGCGAGTCGCGCTTCTCCGACCACCGCCCCGTCAGCTCCCTCTTCTCCGCGCGGCTCACCGACGCCGATGGTAACAAGCCGGCGGCGCTACGGGGGAACTTCGCCCAGcgcacggcggcgcgcggcttcCGGCGGCGCAGCACCATGCCGCCCAGGGCCGCCGCGGTGGTGGCCGCGCCTCGCTGCGCGGTGGAGGCCGAGGAGATGCTCCTCGTGCCGCTCTCCTCGAGGTTCTGA